The Oreochromis niloticus isolate F11D_XX linkage group LG13, O_niloticus_UMD_NMBU, whole genome shotgun sequence genome has a window encoding:
- the LOC100710178 gene encoding reticulon-1-A isoform X14 has translation MPGPPPLSHLSQRSFKMDAKCVVDLLYWRDVKTTGVVFGAALLLLLSLTVCSIVSVCSYICLALLSVTICFRIYKGILQAIQKSDEGHPFKQYLDQEVALSEDMVHKYSDVVLAKLNKTIGELRRLFLVEDLVDSIKFAVLMWILTYVGALFNGLTLLILGVIAVFSCPIIYEKHQAQIDHYLALVNNQIKDVVGKIQAKVPGMKRKTE, from the exons TGGTGGATCTCCTCTACTGGCGTGATGTGAAGACCACGGGCGTGGTGTTCGGCGCCgccctgctgctgctcctctccCTGACGGTGTGCAGCATCGTGAGCGTGTGCTCCTACATCTGCCTGGCCCTGCTCTCAGTCACAATCTGCTTCAGGATATACAAAGGCATCCTGCAGGCCATCCAGAAGTCAGATGAGGGACACCCATTCAA GCAGTATCTGGACCAGGAGGTGGCGCTGTCTGAAGACATGGTCCACAAGTACAGCGACGTGGTTCTGGCCAAGCTCAACAAGACCATCGGTGAACTGAGACGCCTGTTCCTGGTCGAGGACCTGGTCGACTCCATCAAG TTCGCCGTGTTGATGTGGATCCTGACCTACGTCGGCGCCTTGTTCAACGGCCTCACTCTTCTTATTCTGG gTGTGATCGCAGTCTTCAGCTGCCCGATCATCTATGAAAAGCACCAG gcTCAGATCGACCATTACCTGGCTCTGGTCAACAACCAGATCAAAGATGTCGTTGGAAA GATCCAGGCGAAGGTGCCCGGGATGAAACGCAAGACAGAGTGA
- the LOC100710178 gene encoding reticulon-4 isoform X15 translates to MLGLLHRWKANLNSRVVDLLYWRDVKTTGVVFGAALLLLLSLTVCSIVSVCSYICLALLSVTICFRIYKGILQAIQKSDEGHPFKQYLDQEVALSEDMVHKYSDVVLAKLNKTIGELRRLFLVEDLVDSIKFAVLMWILTYVGALFNGLTLLILGVIAVFSCPIIYEKHQAQIDHYLALVNNQIKDVVGKIQAKVPGMKRKTE, encoded by the exons TGGTGGATCTCCTCTACTGGCGTGATGTGAAGACCACGGGCGTGGTGTTCGGCGCCgccctgctgctgctcctctccCTGACGGTGTGCAGCATCGTGAGCGTGTGCTCCTACATCTGCCTGGCCCTGCTCTCAGTCACAATCTGCTTCAGGATATACAAAGGCATCCTGCAGGCCATCCAGAAGTCAGATGAGGGACACCCATTCAA GCAGTATCTGGACCAGGAGGTGGCGCTGTCTGAAGACATGGTCCACAAGTACAGCGACGTGGTTCTGGCCAAGCTCAACAAGACCATCGGTGAACTGAGACGCCTGTTCCTGGTCGAGGACCTGGTCGACTCCATCAAG TTCGCCGTGTTGATGTGGATCCTGACCTACGTCGGCGCCTTGTTCAACGGCCTCACTCTTCTTATTCTGG gTGTGATCGCAGTCTTCAGCTGCCCGATCATCTATGAAAAGCACCAG gcTCAGATCGACCATTACCTGGCTCTGGTCAACAACCAGATCAAAGATGTCGTTGGAAA GATCCAGGCGAAGGTGCCCGGGATGAAACGCAAGACAGAGTGA
- the LOC100710178 gene encoding reticulon-4 isoform X13: MDNNSVDRKECDAAAKHWKEQVVDLLYWRDVKTTGVVFGAALLLLLSLTVCSIVSVCSYICLALLSVTICFRIYKGILQAIQKSDEGHPFKQYLDQEVALSEDMVHKYSDVVLAKLNKTIGELRRLFLVEDLVDSIKFAVLMWILTYVGALFNGLTLLILGVIAVFSCPIIYEKHQAQIDHYLALVNNQIKDVVGKIQAKVPGMKRKTE, encoded by the exons TGGTGGATCTCCTCTACTGGCGTGATGTGAAGACCACGGGCGTGGTGTTCGGCGCCgccctgctgctgctcctctccCTGACGGTGTGCAGCATCGTGAGCGTGTGCTCCTACATCTGCCTGGCCCTGCTCTCAGTCACAATCTGCTTCAGGATATACAAAGGCATCCTGCAGGCCATCCAGAAGTCAGATGAGGGACACCCATTCAA GCAGTATCTGGACCAGGAGGTGGCGCTGTCTGAAGACATGGTCCACAAGTACAGCGACGTGGTTCTGGCCAAGCTCAACAAGACCATCGGTGAACTGAGACGCCTGTTCCTGGTCGAGGACCTGGTCGACTCCATCAAG TTCGCCGTGTTGATGTGGATCCTGACCTACGTCGGCGCCTTGTTCAACGGCCTCACTCTTCTTATTCTGG gTGTGATCGCAGTCTTCAGCTGCCCGATCATCTATGAAAAGCACCAG gcTCAGATCGACCATTACCTGGCTCTGGTCAACAACCAGATCAAAGATGTCGTTGGAAA GATCCAGGCGAAGGTGCCCGGGATGAAACGCAAGACAGAGTGA